The sequence TCAGATTGGGCAACACATATGATTGGCCACGAATTAACTGCTTTATATGAAATTGATCACGCTAGAACTTTAGCTATTATTGCTCCAAGTCTATACAAAGTTATGTTTGAAACTAAGAAAGATAAATTAGCACAATACGGTCAACGTGTTTGGAATATTACTGGGAACTCTACGGAAGAGATTGCAGAAAAAGCCATTGAAAAAACCGTAGAATTTTTCCATACAATGGGTATGAAAACTAAAATTTCTGAAAACACAGAAAACTATGAAAACACAGCAGACTTCATTGTAAGCCGTTTTGAAGAAAGAGGCTGGAAAGCAATGGGCGAAAAACAAAACATTACTCCAGAAAAGGTGAGAGAAATAGTTGAAATGAGTTATTAATTTTTTACAATTTTAACCATCTTACTTCTAGAATTTGATTCCACTTTAAGAAAATAAACACCTTTCTCAATCGTTGAGAAGTCTATTTGAAAGTTTTCTTGATTTGGAATCAGTTCTTTTACAATAACACCTAGAGCATTCATTACCAAAACAGAAGATACGATTTCTTTGGACTCAATTTTCAAAATTGTTGTCGTTGGGTTTGGAAAAACTAAAAGCTTATTAGTGTCAAAAGCAGGAGTTTGTAATGCACCAACTTCAATACCTAACACAAAAGAACTACTTCCAAATATATTGGAAACTTCAACTGTATAGTCGGTCATTGGAGAGTTTTCCGTAGGTGTACCACTAATTTCACCAGTATACACATTAAAGTTCAATCCATTAGGTAAACTAGGTACAATTGAATATTTATAGGTAATTATCTTTCTAATCTTATGATTTGCATAATCTGCTATAAAAAGCTCATCTTGACTATTAATAGTAATACCCGTTAACTCTTTAAAGGTAGCCAAAGACACAACAACATCATTTGCTCCTTGAGCACCAGTACCAGCAAAAGTAGACACATTTCCAGAAGGATCAATTTTGCGAATCTTATGATTTCCACTATCAGTTACATAACAATTATCGTTAGAGTCGAACACAAGAACAGCAGGATGGCTAAAAGAAGCCAAAACACCTAAATCATCAGTACTACCATCGGTTCCGGAACCTGCAAATGTTGAAACAATTCCATTTGTGTTAATTTTACGTATTCTGTTATTACCATAATCAGCAACATATAAAA is a genomic window of Flavobacterium jumunjinense containing:
- a CDS encoding T9SS type A sorting domain-containing protein; protein product: MKTNKKHILILFFVITYWNVFSQAPNISYTTPNSFVNNQTITPLYPTNSGGAVPTEPVVSTFSGTGTIGAMDGTSTVASFNYPTVVTFDNQNNLIVVDRSNHKIRSVSSTGIVTTISGTGSIGAADGASNVATFKYPDGAIVDSQGNIFITDQSNHKIRKIDINGQVTTFAGSGVAGFQDGIGVNSKFYFPAAMAIDENDNLYVADYSNHCIRKVTPSGIVTTLAGTGISGFNDGNVTVAQFNGPTGLCFDSTGVLYVADYGNNRIRKINTNGIVSTFAGSGTDGSTDDLGVLASFSHPAVLVFDSNDNCYVTDSGNHKIRKIDPSGNVSTFAGTGAQGANDVVVSLATFKELTGITINSQDELFIADYANHKIRKIITYKYSIVPSLPNGLNFNVYTGEISGTPTENSPMTDYTVEVSNIFGSSSFVLGIEVGALQTPAFDTNKLLVFPNPTTTILKIESKEIVSSVLVMNALGVIVKELIPNQENFQIDFSTIEKGVYFLKVESNSRSKMVKIVKN